One window of the Pseudomonas knackmussii B13 genome contains the following:
- a CDS encoding ABC transporter permease, protein MRSLLNIFNLGIKEFRSLSRDYAMLALIAWAFTLGVYSSATGIPETLHNAPIAVVDEDQSQLSSRIINAFQAPYFRTPEMIDHGRMDRGMDTGLYSFTLDIPPNFQRDVLAGRQPAIQVNVDATQTAQAFSGAGYIQNIVATEVSEFVSRYRSDPSMPAQLAVRMEYNPNLTQAWFGAVMEVINQITMLSIILTGAALIREREHGTVEHLLVMPLSAFEIMLAKVWSMGAVVLGAAALSLLLVVQGWIGVPLSGSLALFLFGAALHLFATTSMGIFFGTLARSMPQLGLLVILTLIPLEILSGGTTPRESMPELVQNIMLAAPTTHFVSLAQAILFRDAGLSIVWPQLLAIVGIGAAFFGGALWRFRRTIGQMA, encoded by the coding sequence ATGCGCAGCCTGCTCAACATCTTCAACCTGGGCATCAAGGAATTCCGCAGCCTGAGCCGCGACTACGCGATGCTGGCGCTGATCGCCTGGGCCTTCACCCTGGGCGTCTACAGCTCGGCCACCGGCATTCCGGAGACCCTGCACAACGCGCCCATCGCGGTGGTCGACGAGGACCAGTCGCAGCTCTCCTCGCGCATCATCAACGCCTTCCAGGCTCCGTATTTCCGCACGCCGGAAATGATCGACCACGGCCGCATGGACCGCGGCATGGACACCGGGCTGTACAGCTTCACCCTGGACATCCCGCCGAACTTCCAGCGCGACGTGCTGGCCGGGCGGCAGCCGGCGATCCAGGTCAACGTCGACGCGACCCAGACTGCCCAGGCCTTCTCCGGCGCGGGCTACATCCAGAACATCGTCGCCACCGAGGTGAGCGAGTTCGTCAGCCGCTACCGTTCCGACCCGAGCATGCCGGCGCAGCTGGCAGTGCGCATGGAGTACAACCCGAACCTGACCCAGGCTTGGTTCGGCGCGGTGATGGAGGTGATCAACCAGATCACCATGCTGTCGATCATCCTCACCGGCGCGGCACTGATTCGCGAGCGCGAGCACGGCACCGTCGAGCACCTGCTGGTGATGCCGCTGTCGGCGTTCGAGATCATGCTGGCCAAGGTCTGGTCGATGGGCGCGGTGGTGCTTGGGGCGGCGGCCCTTTCGCTGCTGCTGGTGGTGCAAGGCTGGATCGGCGTGCCGTTGAGCGGCTCGCTGGCGCTGTTCCTGTTCGGCGCCGCGTTGCATCTGTTCGCCACGACTTCCATGGGCATTTTCTTCGGCACCCTGGCGCGCTCGATGCCGCAGTTGGGGCTGCTGGTGATCCTCACGCTGATTCCGCTGGAGATCCTCTCCGGCGGCACCACCCCGCGCGAGAGCATGCCGGAGCTTGTGCAGAACATCATGCTGGCGGCGCCGACCACGCACTTCGTCAGCCTGGCCCAGGCCATCCTGTTCCGCGATGCCGGGTTGTCCATCGTCTGGCCGCAGCTGCTGGCGATCGTCGGTATTGGCGCGGCCTTCTTCGGCGGGGCGCTGTGGCGGTTCCGCCGGACCATCGGGCAGATGGCGTGA
- a CDS encoding EVE domain-containing protein, translated as MPYWLMKSEPDELSIHDLKRLAKARWDGVRNYQARNFVRSMQPGDQFFFYHSSCPQPGVAGIGQIEGEPYPDPTALDPQSPYHDAKASAEKNPWSARDVSFVEAFREVLPLGAIKAAAGLEELALVQRGSRLSVMPVTDEQWNIILGLAKR; from the coding sequence ATGCCGTATTGGCTGATGAAATCGGAACCCGACGAACTGTCGATCCACGACCTGAAGCGCCTAGCAAAAGCGCGCTGGGATGGCGTGCGCAACTACCAGGCGCGCAACTTCGTACGCAGCATGCAGCCGGGCGACCAGTTCTTCTTCTACCATTCGAGCTGCCCGCAACCGGGCGTCGCCGGTATTGGTCAGATCGAGGGCGAGCCCTACCCCGATCCCACGGCGCTGGACCCGCAAAGCCCCTATCACGACGCCAAGGCCAGTGCCGAGAAAAACCCCTGGAGCGCGCGTGACGTGAGCTTCGTGGAAGCCTTCCGTGAAGTGCTGCCGCTCGGTGCGATCAAGGCCGCCGCCGGCCTGGAAGAGCTGGCGCTGGTGCAGCGAGGCAGCCGCCTGTCGGTGATGCCGGTCACCGACGAGCAGTGGAACATCATCCTCGGATTGGCCAAACGCTGA
- a CDS encoding 5-formyltetrahydrofolate cyclo-ligase has translation MIHAHDLSRAALRRLLRQARRALTPQQQRQAARDLQRQMAQHPLFRRARHIALYLPADGEIDPRPLLKAAQKRGKATYLPVLSRWPHTHMTFQRIGNGERWTRNRFGIAEPQRNRHQQRAPWTLDLVLLPLVGFDEDGGRLGMGKGFYDRTLAYLGQRRIWRKPTLLGLAHECQKVDRLDLASWDVPLQGIVTDAGWYGALAATPRSLRRHAE, from the coding sequence ATGATCCACGCCCACGATCTCTCCCGCGCCGCCCTGCGCCGCCTGCTACGCCAGGCCCGACGCGCACTCACTCCGCAACAGCAACGCCAGGCCGCCCGCGATCTGCAACGCCAGATGGCGCAGCATCCGCTGTTTCGCCGCGCCCGCCACATTGCGCTGTACCTGCCCGCCGACGGCGAGATCGATCCCCGTCCGCTGCTGAAGGCCGCACAGAAGCGCGGCAAGGCGACCTACCTGCCGGTGCTCAGCCGCTGGCCGCACACGCACATGACCTTCCAGCGCATCGGCAATGGCGAACGCTGGACGCGCAACCGCTTCGGAATCGCCGAACCACAACGCAACCGTCACCAGCAGCGCGCACCCTGGACACTGGACCTGGTGCTGTTGCCGCTGGTCGGATTCGATGAGGACGGTGGGCGCCTGGGCATGGGCAAGGGCTTCTACGACCGCACCCTGGCTTACCTGGGACAGCGCAGAATCTGGCGCAAACCGACACTTTTGGGCCTGGCGCATGAATGCCAGAAGGTGGACAGGCTGGACCTGGCCAGCTGGGATGTGCCCCTGCAGGGCATAGTCACAGACGCGGGCTGGTATGGTGCGCTCGCTGCGACGCCGCGATCCCTGCGACGCCACGCGGAGTGA